In Leptospiraceae bacterium, one DNA window encodes the following:
- the rpsO gene encoding 30S ribosomal protein S15, translating to MITKEKKETLVKENRIHDKDTGSPEVQIAIIDSRIKELNEHFSKNKKDHLSKRGLLKLVSQRKKMLEYLKNKNLERYRELVKKLGIRK from the coding sequence ATGATCACTAAAGAAAAGAAAGAAACACTAGTCAAAGAAAACAGAATTCACGATAAAGACACCGGCTCCCCTGAAGTGCAAATTGCTATCATTGATAGCAGAATTAAAGAATTGAATGAGCACTTTTCTAAAAATAAAAAGGATCACCTTTCCAAGAGAGGACTTTTAAAACTCGTTAGCCAGAGAAAAAAAATGCTCGAATATTTAAAAAATAAAAACTTAGAAAGATATAGAGAATTAGTCAAGAAATTAGGCATACGTAAGTAA
- the pnp gene encoding polyribonucleotide nucleotidyltransferase has product MAHTLSLNIGRDNISIETGNWAKQANGSVVYRTGNLVLLATVCATTDAKEGQDFFPLTCEYVEKLYSVGRIPGGYIKREAKPSEHEILISRIIDRPIRPMFPEGYLCEVQLIVQVLSADKNISVSGHALNAASAALSVSNIPFHGPLGGVRIGKVNGELIVNPTNEEIQNSELDMIVAGTSDSILMIEGEASELSNSDLISALEFAHKYIKEFVSFQENFIKPLNVQKSEVKLKQKNEALIQTVKSFAFEKLSVANKNKDKIKRTTEINQINQDTLEHFKAIPEYAEKLKEIKNLLHEFESEIVRDLIFNESVRADGRALGEIRPITCEINVLPGPHGSSVFTRGQTQSLGIVTLGTISSNQRYENLEGQKEKNFMLHYNFPAFSVGEVKRMAGPGRREIGHGNLAERALKKVLPTFTEFPYVIRVVSEILESNGSSSMASVCSGSLALMAGGVPIKDAVAGVAMGIITREDGKFAILSDIAGLEDHFGDMDFKLAGTSKGVTALQMDLKVRGLGLDVLAKVITQAEEGRNHILDEMNKVISAVAKDLSKTAPRITVRMIPKDRIGELIGPGGKNIRAIIEQTKADINIEDDGKVTISSTDFDSSQKAIEIIEGMFADVEVGKVYEGTVKKIMDFGAFVEILPGKEGLCHISKLDSKRVNSVRDIVKEGDKIRVKVLGIDRQGKIDLSKKDAE; this is encoded by the coding sequence ATGGCGCATACCCTTTCCCTGAATATTGGCAGGGACAATATAAGCATTGAGACCGGAAATTGGGCAAAACAAGCAAATGGTAGCGTTGTATATAGAACTGGAAATTTAGTTTTATTAGCTACAGTTTGTGCTACAACGGATGCAAAAGAAGGGCAAGACTTTTTTCCACTCACTTGTGAATACGTAGAGAAGTTATACTCAGTCGGCAGAATCCCCGGAGGATATATTAAAAGAGAGGCAAAACCCTCAGAGCACGAAATTTTAATTTCCAGAATTATTGACAGACCTATTCGACCTATGTTCCCAGAAGGGTATCTATGTGAAGTGCAATTGATTGTCCAAGTATTAAGCGCAGATAAAAACATCTCTGTATCAGGTCATGCACTGAACGCCGCAAGTGCAGCACTTTCTGTTTCTAATATTCCTTTTCATGGTCCCTTGGGTGGTGTAAGAATCGGAAAAGTGAATGGTGAGCTAATAGTAAATCCTACCAACGAAGAAATTCAAAATTCTGAATTGGACATGATAGTTGCAGGTACATCTGATTCTATTTTAATGATAGAAGGAGAGGCGAGTGAATTATCGAATTCAGACTTGATCTCAGCCTTGGAATTTGCTCATAAATATATTAAAGAATTTGTTTCTTTTCAAGAAAATTTTATTAAACCTTTGAATGTTCAAAAAAGTGAAGTGAAGCTAAAGCAAAAAAATGAGGCTCTAATCCAAACTGTGAAAAGTTTTGCTTTTGAAAAACTTTCAGTGGCAAATAAAAATAAAGACAAGATAAAAAGAACAACAGAAATCAACCAAATCAATCAAGACACTTTAGAGCATTTTAAAGCGATTCCTGAGTATGCAGAAAAGTTAAAAGAAATCAAAAATCTTCTGCATGAGTTTGAGTCTGAAATTGTGAGAGATTTAATTTTTAATGAAAGTGTGCGGGCAGATGGAAGAGCACTGGGCGAGATTCGTCCTATTACATGTGAAATTAACGTCTTGCCGGGCCCTCATGGCTCCAGCGTGTTTACAAGGGGACAGACTCAATCTCTTGGAATAGTTACTCTTGGTACAATTTCAAGTAATCAAAGATACGAAAATTTAGAAGGGCAAAAAGAGAAAAATTTCATGCTACACTATAACTTTCCAGCGTTTTCTGTCGGAGAAGTTAAAAGGATGGCAGGCCCCGGAAGAAGAGAGATCGGGCATGGAAATTTAGCAGAAAGGGCTTTGAAAAAAGTTCTTCCTACATTTACAGAATTTCCTTATGTCATTCGAGTTGTATCAGAAATCCTTGAGTCCAATGGCTCTAGTTCGATGGCATCTGTTTGTAGTGGATCACTGGCACTTATGGCAGGTGGTGTTCCTATTAAAGATGCAGTTGCTGGTGTCGCTATGGGAATCATCACAAGGGAAGATGGAAAGTTTGCAATTCTTAGTGATATTGCGGGGTTAGAAGACCATTTTGGAGATATGGATTTTAAACTTGCAGGTACTTCTAAGGGAGTCACTGCGTTACAGATGGACTTGAAAGTCAGGGGACTTGGTTTGGATGTTCTAGCTAAGGTGATTACTCAAGCAGAAGAAGGTAGAAATCATATTTTAGACGAAATGAATAAAGTAATTTCTGCTGTTGCAAAAGATTTATCAAAAACTGCGCCAAGAATTACAGTCAGAATGATTCCAAAAGATCGAATCGGTGAGCTTATCGGTCCTGGTGGAAAAAATATTCGAGCAATTATAGAGCAGACTAAAGCAGATATAAATATTGAAGACGATGGTAAGGTGACCATTTCCAGTACAGATTTTGATTCATCACAAAAAGCTATAGAAATTATAGAAGGTATGTTTGCAGATGTTGAAGTAGGTAAGGTTTACGAGGGCACTGTAAAAAAGATAATGGACTTTGGTGCATTTGTGGAAATTTTGCCTGGAAAAGAAGGGCTTTGTCATATCTCAAAATTAGATTCAAAAAGAGTGAATTCAGTTAGAGATATTGTGAAAGAAGGCGATAAAATTCGCGTGAAAGTGTTGGGGATCGATCGACAAGGAAAAATTGATTTATCTAAAAAGGATGCAGAATAG
- the truB gene encoding tRNA pseudouridine(55) synthase TruB: MNFESGFLLVNKPKNMTSSSVVLEVKKLIKKKIGHTGTLDKFAEGLLILPFGDCTHFSSIFLEMEKKYSAEIEFGKATDSGDIDGKILEEWDFEKIHSYYQFHLENIIREIDKIQDIKKQTPPKISALKINGVRQAELFRKGVEFESISREISISNFFYSNLSAKGFSMSLTVSSGTYIRKLIMDLFENTGLPMFISKLIRTGIGNTDLSESNLLESIKEGKYSVKKIEEIIDIASVLIDKKEETLVSHGGYINILDPNTSKYGFLLKNEKQEIVAWCDFSGKKSHLPYKYNKVFVCV; encoded by the coding sequence ATGAATTTTGAATCCGGTTTTTTATTGGTAAATAAACCAAAAAATATGACTTCTTCGAGTGTTGTCTTAGAAGTGAAGAAGTTAATCAAAAAAAAAATTGGTCATACAGGTACTTTGGATAAGTTTGCAGAGGGTTTATTGATTTTGCCTTTTGGAGATTGTACGCACTTTTCTTCGATCTTTTTAGAAATGGAAAAAAAATATTCTGCAGAGATCGAATTTGGGAAGGCTACAGATTCAGGAGATATTGACGGTAAAATTTTAGAAGAGTGGGACTTTGAAAAAATACACTCTTACTATCAATTCCATTTAGAAAATATTATTCGTGAAATAGACAAAATACAGGATATAAAAAAACAAACTCCACCAAAAATATCTGCGTTAAAAATAAACGGGGTAAGACAGGCAGAGTTATTTAGGAAGGGAGTTGAGTTTGAATCTATATCCAGAGAAATCTCAATAAGTAATTTTTTCTATTCCAATTTATCCGCAAAAGGGTTCTCCATGAGTTTAACCGTAAGCTCAGGAACGTACATTCGTAAATTAATTATGGATCTATTTGAAAATACCGGTTTACCTATGTTTATAAGTAAACTCATCCGAACAGGCATTGGAAATACAGATTTGAGCGAGTCTAATTTACTCGAATCAATCAAAGAAGGGAAATATTCTGTGAAAAAAATTGAAGAGATAATCGATATTGCCTCTGTCTTGATTGATAAAAAAGAAGAGACTTTAGTGTCCCACGGCGGTTATATTAATATTTTGGATCCAAATACTTCTAAATACGGATTTTTATTGAAAAATGAAAAACAAGAAATTGTTGCATGGTGCGATTTTTCGGGAAAGAAAAGCCATCTACCCTATAAATACAATAAAGTATTTGTGTGTGTATAA
- the rbfA gene encoding 30S ribosome-binding factor RbfA has product MNSQRKLKIESEIVKTISKLIVSGKVKDHRIGLVSVHRADLSEDMSHVKVWVTSYIPENEIANFMKGLKSASGYIQSIVGKELGLRITPKISFVWDEAYIKGFQVNQLIDELSQKTE; this is encoded by the coding sequence TTGAATTCTCAAAGAAAACTCAAAATTGAATCTGAAATCGTCAAGACAATTTCTAAATTGATTGTCTCTGGGAAAGTAAAAGACCATAGAATTGGACTTGTCAGTGTTCACAGAGCTGACTTGAGTGAAGATATGTCTCACGTAAAAGTGTGGGTTACGTCGTATATTCCTGAAAATGAAATTGCGAATTTTATGAAAGGGTTGAAAAGTGCAAGTGGCTATATTCAATCTATAGTCGGAAAGGAACTCGGACTCAGAATAACTCCAAAAATTAGCTTTGTATGGGACGAAGCCTATATAAAAGGATTTCAGGTCAATCAACTGATTGATGAGCTAAGCCAAAAGACGGAATGA
- the dut gene encoding dUTP diphosphatase, producing the protein MSVKIRKLHEDSCIPKKQTEFSAGYDLHAYCKEYPIIIPPGKLGLVPSGVSMEIPVGYDLEIRPRSGISTKFLVIIPNSPGTIDSDYRGEIFVPMLNLSEKDFEIQHGMRIAQGVIRKTYNISWDIVQELDLSSNRGTGGFGSTGV; encoded by the coding sequence ATTTCAGTAAAAATTAGAAAGCTCCATGAGGATTCCTGTATTCCCAAAAAACAAACTGAATTTTCGGCGGGGTATGATCTTCATGCGTATTGTAAAGAATACCCGATAATTATCCCTCCTGGAAAATTAGGGTTAGTTCCTTCAGGGGTTTCCATGGAAATACCAGTTGGGTATGATTTAGAGATCAGACCCAGGTCTGGAATTTCTACTAAATTTTTAGTCATAATTCCAAATTCGCCTGGTACTATAGACTCAGACTATAGAGGAGAAATTTTTGTTCCAATGTTGAATTTGAGTGAAAAAGATTTTGAAATCCAGCACGGTATGAGAATCGCACAAGGTGTTATCCGAAAGACCTACAATATTTCTTGGGACATTGTTCAAGAGTTAGATTTGTCGTCCAATCGGGGTACTGGAGGATTTGGCTCTACAGGAGTTTAA
- a CDS encoding insulinase family protein: MKIEDFNKKKLPNGLTLVFQRAPNSVSVSIGLWLKTGSRHETDLERGYSHFLEHMLFKGTEKRTAKEQAQDIERVGGILNAATSREYTYFYTILIKDRVELGFEFLSDMVFHPLLNEADIQNESQVILEEMKSYEDSPSEFVYDFFYNNIFPDSSLGKNISGTEKSVLSASSDSLRKFYKENFRPENMILSVSGDFSFSEIEDLSMRYFSKYSGSMVQNHTFPKIDKSFGVFIKDRKEVEQINFVIGAEGFPKNMETYATYSLFSIIFGGGMSSRLFQKIREDHGLCYSISSHMNTYRDTGVFNISCATSHEKFVNCLDYIIQEIQGVIKNGITSKELEDAKSNMIGSLAIGFEVSESRMVNIALQELYFSEFYSFEDRVHKIHSVKLDEVNLMIREIFSIEKLHLSLVGNLNSKVSKKISTSL, translated from the coding sequence ATTAAAATAGAAGATTTTAATAAAAAAAAATTACCAAACGGTTTAACCTTAGTGTTCCAGAGAGCACCTAATAGCGTAAGTGTTTCTATTGGGTTATGGTTAAAGACAGGATCCAGACACGAGACTGATTTGGAGAGAGGCTATTCTCATTTTTTAGAGCACATGCTATTTAAAGGCACAGAGAAAAGAACAGCCAAAGAGCAAGCTCAAGATATAGAAAGAGTGGGGGGGATTCTAAATGCGGCTACTTCGCGGGAATATACATATTTTTATACAATTTTGATCAAGGACCGAGTAGAGTTAGGTTTTGAGTTTTTGAGTGATATGGTTTTTCATCCTCTTTTAAATGAAGCAGATATTCAAAACGAGTCACAGGTAATTTTAGAAGAAATGAAGAGCTATGAAGATTCTCCAAGTGAGTTTGTTTATGACTTTTTTTATAACAATATTTTCCCTGATTCAAGTCTTGGAAAAAATATTAGTGGTACTGAAAAGTCAGTATTATCCGCATCTTCAGATAGTTTGAGAAAATTTTATAAGGAAAATTTTCGACCTGAAAATATGATTCTTTCTGTTTCGGGGGATTTTTCTTTTTCTGAAATCGAAGATTTATCTATGAGGTATTTTTCAAAATATTCAGGCTCTATGGTTCAAAATCATACTTTCCCTAAAATAGATAAGTCTTTTGGTGTATTTATTAAAGATCGAAAAGAAGTTGAGCAGATAAATTTTGTGATTGGGGCTGAGGGTTTTCCTAAAAATATGGAGACTTATGCAACGTACAGTCTTTTTTCGATTATTTTTGGTGGGGGCATGTCTTCCAGATTATTTCAGAAGATTCGAGAAGACCATGGACTTTGCTACAGTATCAGTAGCCACATGAACACATACAGAGATACGGGAGTGTTCAATATAAGCTGCGCAACTTCACACGAAAAATTTGTAAATTGTTTGGATTATATAATTCAAGAAATTCAAGGCGTAATAAAAAATGGAATTACTTCAAAAGAATTGGAGGACGCAAAATCCAATATGATTGGCTCACTAGCAATAGGGTTTGAGGTTTCAGAAAGCAGAATGGTGAATATTGCTTTGCAGGAATTGTACTTTTCAGAATTTTATAGCTTTGAAGATAGAGTTCATAAAATCCATTCGGTAAAATTAGATGAAGTAAACCTTATGATTCGAGAAATTTTTTCTATTGAAAAACTACATTTATCTCTTGTCGGAAATTTGAATTCCAAGGTAAGTAAAAAAATTTCAACATCTTTATGA
- the rimP gene encoding ribosome maturation factor RimP: protein MLSSLELKIKEIVQNCIVYPLEVFELKVQTGRNHSLIEIVLDNLQHPTGSVTISECEKISRFVSKELEQLGEEFDFTLQVGSAGAERAIRLPLELKRFIGQKARIFYYTEDNKIIEGIFIIQEIEGEFVILKEVKKNNKKTKEVNLLKIEISKIQKGNLALNI from the coding sequence TTGCTATCTTCTTTAGAGTTAAAGATAAAGGAAATTGTTCAAAACTGCATTGTGTATCCTCTTGAGGTATTTGAATTAAAAGTTCAAACTGGAAGAAACCACTCACTCATTGAAATTGTCCTCGATAATTTGCAGCATCCTACAGGATCTGTAACAATCAGTGAATGCGAAAAAATATCGCGTTTTGTTTCAAAAGAGCTGGAACAACTTGGAGAAGAGTTTGATTTTACTCTACAAGTCGGCTCTGCCGGGGCAGAAAGGGCGATTCGTTTGCCTCTTGAATTGAAAAGATTTATAGGGCAAAAGGCAAGGATATTTTATTATACCGAAGATAATAAAATAATCGAAGGTATTTTTATTATCCAAGAAATAGAAGGTGAGTTTGTGATTTTAAAAGAAGTGAAAAAGAATAATAAAAAGACAAAGGAAGTCAATTTACTAAAAATTGAGATTTCAAAAATACAAAAAGGGAATTTAGCTCTGAATATATAG
- the nusA gene encoding transcription termination/antitermination protein NusA — protein sequence MAARNTKVEGNLFEAIQQFSADKGLTRESVMNVIKDSLVAAYRKKLNLLEPTDEDTDISVEFLSDSNEVVILINKTVTENPSGPLEISIEDAKKIDDSVEYGSKVLQKEKPIDFSRIISSHARQMVFQKLKEMEREILYNEYKAKEGELTHGYFQRWKNKDVMSIDLGKIEGIMPKKEQNPGEKYHTGDRMKAIISKVELKREKSKEPGPFITLSRASADFVKKLFEMEIPEIYDGIVTIVDIARIPSIRTKIVVAASRNDIDPVGACVGMKGVRIQSIVRELGNERIDIVQYSDDPIEFITNAISPAKPLEVRVDNEGSEALVIVSDDSLSLAIGTSGSNVKLASQLTQYKIDIKSISQFNEDMTSPEAREKLDKLFSAETKEEKGTPLEDIPGLTSRVIGLLTLGGIKDVETLIEMDTESLAKIPGVGQTTAEHISRLLSESVEWVE from the coding sequence ATGGCAGCCAGAAATACAAAAGTAGAAGGGAATTTATTCGAGGCAATTCAACAGTTTTCGGCAGATAAGGGATTGACCAGAGAATCAGTGATGAACGTAATAAAGGATTCACTTGTTGCAGCTTACAGGAAGAAGTTGAATCTTTTGGAGCCGACTGATGAAGATACGGATATTTCGGTTGAGTTTCTTTCTGATTCAAACGAAGTAGTTATTTTGATAAACAAAACTGTTACAGAGAATCCATCCGGTCCGTTGGAAATATCAATAGAAGACGCTAAGAAGATTGATGATTCGGTTGAATATGGAAGTAAAGTTTTACAAAAAGAGAAACCTATAGATTTTTCCAGAATTATTTCTAGTCACGCAAGACAGATGGTTTTTCAAAAACTAAAAGAAATGGAAAGGGAAATTCTTTACAATGAATACAAAGCTAAAGAAGGAGAATTGACCCACGGTTATTTCCAAAGATGGAAAAATAAAGACGTGATGAGTATCGACCTCGGTAAGATAGAAGGGATTATGCCTAAAAAAGAGCAAAACCCCGGAGAAAAATATCATACCGGAGATAGAATGAAAGCGATTATATCTAAGGTAGAGTTGAAAAGAGAAAAGTCAAAAGAACCTGGCCCTTTTATTACTCTATCCAGAGCCTCTGCTGATTTTGTTAAAAAATTGTTTGAGATGGAAATTCCTGAAATTTACGATGGGATTGTTACAATTGTAGATATTGCAAGAATTCCTTCCATTAGAACAAAAATAGTTGTTGCGGCTTCAAGAAATGATATTGATCCAGTTGGTGCTTGCGTAGGGATGAAAGGGGTTCGGATTCAATCTATCGTAAGAGAATTAGGAAACGAAAGAATTGACATTGTCCAGTATTCAGACGATCCAATCGAATTTATTACAAATGCAATTTCTCCTGCAAAACCTTTGGAAGTGAGGGTGGATAATGAAGGGAGTGAAGCACTTGTAATTGTTTCAGACGATTCACTTTCATTGGCAATCGGCACAAGCGGGTCCAATGTTAAGCTCGCATCTCAATTAACCCAATACAAGATCGATATAAAGTCAATTTCTCAGTTCAATGAAGATATGACATCTCCTGAAGCGAGAGAAAAATTAGATAAACTATTTAGTGCTGAAACTAAGGAAGAAAAAGGCACCCCACTTGAGGATATTCCCGGATTAACGTCCAGAGTGATTGGTCTTTTAACCCTTGGTGGAATCAAAGACGTAGAAACACTTATTGAAATGGATACGGAGTCTCTTGCAAAAATTCCAGGAGTTGGTCAAACTACAGCAGAGCATATATCAAGACTATTGTCTGAATCTGTTGAATGGGTTGAGTAA
- the infB gene encoding translation initiation factor IF-2: protein MEKNTDKSSIGKNLQGANNPSKKKLVIKKKPQSSPVSSSQNASKKKNLDDLVKEENKKQSLISPESKNTTVESRSPEYSKPTDIEKSDQESPKKESNIHSHSKLAYPVRREDKNPIISRPVKPTQGGFQKEHREPRQYGGSSPQGATGSGNYKFRSGGQSQGSGNYQRNTSGNRPNGGAGGGRPGGGYQQRQGSGGSHSFSNRGKGNFTPGGGGYKGKQGSGGDAGKSEFSGTDTKIEIVPEGQSNRKRTVSHQSEKSREKNDKGVKENAKFFQQMRKKQNLPPVSGTTVPKEISIMENIQVGELAKKMNLKPGDVIAKLMKLGMMVTINNIIDSDTATLLADEYDCKVKIVSLYEETVVPEDIDNPEDYITRPPVVTIMGHVDHGKTKLLDTIRKTSVIDTESGGITQHIGAYQVTIPRGTISFLDTPGHEAFTSMRARGASITDIVVLVVAADDGVKPQTIEAINHAKAANVPIIVAINKIDLPAANPEKVMQELANLELQPEEWGGSTITCKVSARENIGIDKLLEMILIQAEVMELKANPKRRGKGTVIEAKLDPGRGAVATVLIQNGTLRTGYPFVAGVYSGRVRAMYDDLGHIIEEAPPSYPVLVTGLEGVPEAGDPFDVLGDEKEARNISQHRQEYQRIGQAGNTVKVTLDNMNEIIQQGGLKELKIILKADVRGTAEAIKEALEKLTTADIKLNVIHAGTGAIIDTDVMLASASNAIIVGFHVRANPRTLSLAEKEKVQIKYYSIIYDIVNEIRAAMEGMLEPEKIETVIGNLEIRDNFKISKIGNIAGCMVKSGKINKSSSVRVIHDGVIVFDGKLKSLKRVKDDVNEVLTGFECGILFDGYNDFVVGDEIEVYEVTTIARKL, encoded by the coding sequence ATGGAAAAAAACACAGATAAATCCTCTATAGGAAAAAATTTGCAAGGTGCAAATAATCCTTCTAAAAAGAAGCTTGTAATTAAGAAAAAGCCGCAATCTTCACCTGTTTCTTCAAGTCAAAACGCATCTAAAAAGAAAAATTTAGATGATTTAGTAAAAGAGGAAAATAAAAAGCAATCTTTGATTAGCCCAGAATCTAAAAATACAACTGTAGAAAGTCGTTCTCCTGAATATTCTAAACCAACAGATATAGAAAAATCAGATCAAGAGTCTCCAAAAAAAGAATCCAATATTCATTCTCATTCAAAATTGGCTTATCCTGTAAGACGAGAAGATAAAAATCCTATAATTTCTCGTCCTGTGAAACCTACTCAAGGTGGATTTCAAAAAGAGCACAGAGAGCCAAGGCAGTACGGCGGGTCGAGTCCACAAGGTGCTACAGGCAGCGGTAATTATAAATTTCGTAGTGGGGGGCAATCTCAAGGGAGTGGAAACTACCAGAGAAATACATCAGGAAATCGACCCAATGGTGGAGCGGGTGGTGGAAGACCCGGTGGTGGATACCAGCAAAGACAGGGGAGTGGTGGAAGTCATTCTTTTAGCAATAGAGGAAAAGGCAATTTTACTCCGGGTGGTGGAGGATACAAAGGGAAACAGGGAAGTGGTGGAGATGCCGGAAAAAGCGAGTTTAGTGGCACGGACACTAAAATAGAAATTGTTCCTGAAGGGCAATCGAATAGAAAACGTACAGTCTCTCATCAATCTGAAAAATCTAGAGAAAAGAACGACAAGGGTGTTAAAGAAAATGCTAAATTTTTCCAACAGATGCGTAAAAAGCAAAATCTTCCACCTGTTTCAGGTACAACTGTACCTAAAGAAATTTCCATTATGGAGAATATCCAAGTCGGAGAATTAGCTAAGAAGATGAATTTAAAACCGGGTGATGTTATAGCCAAGCTAATGAAACTCGGAATGATGGTTACAATCAATAATATTATTGATAGCGATACGGCGACTTTACTTGCTGATGAATACGATTGTAAGGTAAAAATTGTTTCTCTATACGAGGAAACAGTTGTGCCTGAAGACATAGACAACCCTGAAGATTACATTACCAGACCTCCAGTAGTCACGATCATGGGTCACGTAGATCACGGAAAGACAAAGCTATTAGACACAATTCGAAAAACTTCGGTTATTGATACTGAATCCGGTGGGATTACACAGCATATCGGTGCTTATCAAGTTACGATTCCGAGAGGAACTATTTCATTTCTTGATACTCCCGGTCACGAAGCTTTTACATCCATGAGAGCAAGAGGTGCGTCTATTACAGATATAGTCGTACTTGTTGTAGCTGCTGACGATGGAGTGAAGCCACAAACTATCGAAGCCATAAACCACGCAAAAGCTGCCAATGTACCGATTATAGTAGCAATTAATAAGATAGACCTTCCTGCAGCTAACCCTGAAAAAGTTATGCAAGAATTGGCAAATTTAGAACTTCAACCTGAAGAATGGGGAGGATCTACCATTACTTGCAAGGTGTCTGCCAGAGAAAATATTGGAATAGACAAGCTATTGGAGATGATACTGATTCAAGCTGAAGTAATGGAGTTAAAAGCAAATCCGAAAAGGCGTGGAAAGGGAACGGTCATCGAAGCAAAATTAGACCCGGGTAGGGGAGCTGTAGCTACTGTACTTATACAAAATGGAACTCTCAGGACAGGTTATCCGTTTGTAGCAGGTGTTTATTCCGGCAGGGTCAGAGCAATGTACGATGATCTTGGACATATAATCGAAGAAGCTCCCCCTTCCTATCCTGTGCTTGTTACCGGATTAGAAGGAGTTCCTGAAGCCGGAGACCCGTTTGATGTGCTTGGAGATGAAAAAGAAGCAAGAAATATTTCTCAACATAGACAAGAATACCAGAGGATCGGTCAAGCAGGAAATACGGTCAAAGTAACCCTCGACAATATGAATGAAATTATCCAGCAGGGTGGGCTAAAAGAGTTAAAAATTATTCTAAAAGCAGACGTTAGAGGAACAGCAGAAGCGATTAAAGAAGCATTAGAAAAATTAACCACAGCAGATATTAAACTGAATGTAATTCATGCCGGCACAGGTGCTATCATTGATACAGATGTAATGCTTGCATCGGCTTCAAACGCAATCATTGTAGGTTTTCATGTCAGAGCCAATCCAAGAACCTTGTCTCTTGCAGAAAAAGAGAAAGTCCAGATTAAATACTATAGTATAATTTATGATATAGTAAACGAAATCCGTGCAGCCATGGAAGGAATGTTGGAGCCGGAAAAGATTGAGACCGTTATCGGAAACTTAGAAATTCGAGATAATTTTAAAATATCTAAGATTGGAAATATTGCAGGATGCATGGTGAAATCCGGAAAAATTAACAAGTCTTCTTCTGTTAGGGTGATTCATGACGGAGTGATCGTATTTGACGGAAAATTAAAATCCTTGAAGAGGGTGAAAGACGATGTAAATGAAGTACTAACCGGATTTGAGTGTGGAATTCTTTTTGATGGCTACAATGACTTTGTAGTTGGAGATGAAATTGAAGTCTATGAAGTTACTACTATTGCCAGAAAATTGTAA